From Chaetodon trifascialis isolate fChaTrf1 chromosome 24, fChaTrf1.hap1, whole genome shotgun sequence:
tggagaggaaacacaaatcattcatgtgcacatcagctgaaatcatcctTTCATGGTTTCTCCTGTCAAatatcagctgctcctcctctgattggctgttatctCGTCTCTCATATCAGCTTCAGCTGAATGCTGTCAGACATCAGTGTGAGGCCGAGCTGCTGTACTTCTATCagtccactagatggcgccatgaagctgcagtgaagtgaacacacacttgaTGCCTGGACGAGCGTTGACgtcactgacacactgaacagTGTTTCAGTTGTAGATAAATGAGCAGCTCACAGAGCTGATGAAGATACTTTCAACACTCAGACTTCACATTAACCTTTTTCATGTTGCGCTGTCTGTATTTCTGAcacattggaatttcccctcatgggacgaataaaggaatattcacttgtattgaattgaattaatatGTCTTAATACACTGAATACAAATACAGAGAAATTCTCCAGATACTTTTTTTCTGCCGTGAAGGAAACTAAAACAGCAGACCACCACGTTCTTCTGCCATGTTGAACCACAGACTGTACAAAACATGGATGTCGcctctgtgacatcaccacagggtccaccaaactcccagctaatccaaacATGATCAAacaggtggagcatgggtggagctgaggcggcTGAATGAAACCTGGTGGCTGAAATTTAGTGtttagctgtcactcaaagcagccacacCAAAAATTATACagaactttaagccttaatatttAAACGAGAAGAGAAATTCAGCCCCGTACAGTTGTCATGAACAAGGGAATAAGCTCCAGAGACCAAAACCgctttttgtaccaggctgttTATTTCCACTGTGTAGTTTTAActtgggggtctatggggactgaccACCTCAACTGACGATTTGAGGAACTGCACTCTCTGGCACTTTTGCGCTGCCTTCATTTCTCAGCGCCGGAGGTTGATGCTTGAGTTGAACAGATCATGCGTCTCGAGGTTCGACGTTATCATGTCAACACTGAGACAAACAGTTCAGCcaccacagaggtcagtgtcacGTGTTCAATAATTTACTGAACGACGTCAACATGAAAGAGGTTCCACGCCCTGCAGTGGATCAATAGTCAACACATGGTTTTACTGTCAAACACAAGAGTCCTGAAACCACCACACAGCCGGAAACAAGCCCCAATCTCCAGATAAACAGAGTCAACTCAAAGCTTCCTCAAAAGACCAAAGTGCGACACGTGCAGAGAAAAGCCTTCAGGTGAGTCTGCTGAGTCAGAGCTGGAAAGCAGATCAGGTGCAAAGGTGCAACAACAGGGGAGTGTGACATGTTTGCTCACCGTGTTGATGATTTCTCAGAGCTGAAGTTGGTCAGTGAGTCAGACTGGAAACGAGCCTGACACCAGTTTAACCTGTGAGACTCATCTGGAATCTTTCCATTAacaccagtcagaggagggaAGTAACACAGTACAACTACTGTACTGCACAAGTACTGTACTAAAGTACTAAAGTACTGTATTAAAGAACAGTTCTGAGGTCgttgtacttcacttgagtatttccactttatACAGCTTCACACTTTTACTCTACCACGTCTGACGGCTTCAGTTCGTAGATTCAGATTCATAAAAAATATAATTAGCTCATAAACGGTGATGTTGTCCAGACTGAGTAGACATCAAAGACGTCACGTCAAAACTTTTGACTTCCATCATTTCATCGATTCTTCAGTGTATTTGTCGGTGAGGGGGCAGCTCTCACCAACAGTTCCCGTTTGTTTTTAGTAAATAAATCCTGGTGGGACACATTCTGTCTTGTTTCTGGCTGGGATTTGTTCCAGTTGGTGAACTGGCCTTTCCAGCAGCCCCGGTTGGGATTTCAGGCCGTGAGCACCCGTCACGCTGTGATGGGAAATGGTGACTGCCTCCTAACTGCTGCCGCAATACTGGTTTAACTGCATTCATATTGTGCAATTCAGCAGTCCTCTCAGCGTTTCACCTGAAGCCTCAGGTAGCTCGGCAGGCTAACGTTATGCAGCAGCTAACAGGAACCGACCCTGTGTTAAAGGGCTTTAACTGTTTTTTGGCCTGCGGCCACTGCAGAGGGCTGGCAACCTCATACATGGGGTGTACACCCTACCAGCTGAGCTGCAGGGGCACCCCACTGATCCTGCTTTTGACTTCAACTTGGAACTGAAAGCTCACTTTGAGAGATTTTCAGTTCAGATTCGTCACCACGACAGTGTCGGCAGAGGTTCAGCGTCGCCACTGACTGAGGTGGAGAAAAGTTAGAGATGCACAGGTGGAGGCGGGCGTGGACAGCTTCAGATCCTGCACCTGCTGCACTAAACACCGTCTCAGTGTGATCCAGTTCAGATCCAATCAGGACCCAGATCAGGTGGAACCGCTTCAGTGTCACAGCCTGAAATAAGATCACACGAcgcgacccccccccccccccccccccccacacacacacacacacacacacgttcactgACTTTATCTGTGGAgctttctgatgttttcatgaTTTTCGTGGTTCACTGCTCTGAAACCTTCaattacaacaaacaaacaaacatcatttcacctttttcatctcagtttttttcatgacatttcagctgtttgactggCGGAGCCGCATATTATTATAATTACCCTCACTAAATATTTCCTCtcagccttcctcctcctcctcctcctcctgctgctgtctccgCATCAGTCCTGCGGTGGAGACACAGTGACGGAGCATTCAccgacagcagcagcttctccagcgGCTGCCCGGCCGAGCGAAGCCGCCTTCAGAGGCTCGACCAGCGGGAGAGCAGCGGCTCGTCTGCGCCTCCTCCACAGGCTGACAGAGGCAGGAAAAGCTGCCTTCAGCCATCAGGAAGTGGAGCTACACAGTAACAGCGACTCTGAGTTCACCTCCTGAGGATCAGCTCGCTCTACTTCTACTCTGATTCCACCGTTTGGCCTCCGCACATCGAGCGGACATGGCGGGGGGTTGTCCCGGAGGAgcttcacctccttcatccgGAGTTCAGTCAAACTGAGAGTTTGGAGAAATGATCGACGCTGTTTGTGTTGAAGCTGAGCTGAAGACAGTttgaggaagaaagaaacacCTGAAACGAGTTACTTTACCTTCAGATGgagcttcagaggagaaaacacactgcGACACACCGACGGCTGAAAGCGAAAGTAAAGTTCAGACCGGAAGGagcggacagacagagggacagagacagagagacagacagacagacagacagagggacagagacagagagacagacagacagacagacagacagagagagacacagacactcTGAGCTCAACATACTTACATacaaacaaagtaaaagtactcgttcTGCAGAATGGATCATCTCACAGTACTTTTATACTGCAGTTTCATCTGTAATTTTACTTCATCGTTTATCATCTGATCATATTTTGTAGAAATAATGTGAATCTCCAAAGTAACTGAAGCTTTGGAAGAAATGCAGCGGAGAGCAGAAGAAAGTAGCAGGaagtaaaaatactcaagtaaagtacaagtaccttaaaactgtacttaagtacagagCATTACTGAACTTTATTTTTACTTATgacatatttttacattaaaatgaaaaaacaagaaaagtttcagttgttctgtttctgttcaacaacaaaaaagaaaaaacttaatAGCTGATATCGACTGCAACACACAAACGATGCAACAGCGCCATCAAGTGACGAGACGCTTGTTCTCTGGACATGGCTGAtccctgcagctgcagtgactcAGAGAGGCCACTGGGGGGCAGCAGATACTCTGATCACTTCTCTGCAGGTCCAACTCAGTCCTCACACTCCCATCTCTTTGGCTCTTTTCAGGGCAGATGTGGAAAAGTCTGAGGTCCGGGTCTCCAGAGGGAAGAGGACCGCCGGTCCCCCTGAGGACGCTGACGTCACGTCATCGCGTCTTCTGGAAAGGTGAGGTGACCTCACATTGGACTTCATATTCACTGTGGACTGCTGAAAGATGACGTCCAGTGAGAAGCTCGTGAAACGTTTTAACGGTTcatctgacaggaaacagaaaagggGCTGTTGGAGGTTCGTGGTGTGGTTGAAAATTGACGGGCCCCTGAGATATCGAAGGCCCCCCAGCACCTCGAGACCCAAAGAGACCCGCTTTGCGTCTGTTGGTGTTTCTGTCCACGAAGGTTAGCTGAACCCgatgaggaaaacaaacagaacagaaccaaacagctgctctgacaacGCAGACCTTCTTGCTCTTTCCactgtcacctgacttcctgtttgctctgaATAACTGCGGCCGCTCGAGGTCGCCGCCGAACGCTCAACGTGGACCAAACCTTTAGCTCTAAAACGTAAGAACGACCTCGACAACATGTTTAAGATGAAACTGAGAGTATCATCTGTTCACTCCTTtaatgtttacacacacacacacacacacacacacacacacacacacacacacacacacacacacacacacacacacacacacacacacacacactctgcgtCCCATGTGACCCGTTCAATGACTTCctgtcttctgctgctgttggactCAGATGAAAACAGCCTCTTTTGTTCCCGACTGTTACAATACTGGGAGCTCTGGTCTACACTCTGCTTCCCAGGGAacaatgtcacacacacacacacacacacacacacacacacacacacacacacacacacacacacacacacacacacacacacagggtagTGTGAGGCTgggactgttgtcattttgagttattttttgattttctaAACTTCTTGTTTAGTTGATTAAATCTTTGTTTGGGGGTGATGAGAccagctgatcctccatcagcagcttcagaccGGCTGATCCTCCATCAGCAGCCTCAGACCGGCTGAtcctccatcagcagcttcagaccGGCTGAtcctccatcagcagcttcagaccGGCTGATCCTCCATCGGCAGCTTCAGACCAGCTGATCCTCCATCGGCAGCCTCAGACCAGCTGATCCTCCATCGGCAGCCTCAGACCGGCTGATCCTCCATCGGCAGCTTCAGACCAGCTGATCCTCCATCGGCAGCCTCAGACCGGCTGAtcctccatcagcagcttcagaccGGCTGATCCTCCATCGGCAGCTTCAGAccagctgatcctccatcagcagcctcagaccagctgatcctccatcagcagcttcagaccGGCTGATCCTCCATCAGCAGCCTCAGACCAGCTGATCCTCCATCGGCAGCCTCAGACCGGCTGAtcctccatcagcagcttcagaccGGCTGATCCTCCATCGGCAGCTTCAGAccagctgatcctccatcagCAGCCTCAGACCGGCTGATCCTCCATCGGCAGCTTCAGACCAGCTGATCCTCCATCGGCAGCTTCAGACCGGCTGAtcctccatcagcagcttcagaccGGCTGAtcctccatcagcagcttcagaccAGCTGATCCTCCTCCCAGGCTACGTGTTCTGAGCGAGTCTCTGCTTTCAAACTTCGCTGGATTGCAAACACAAAGAGCCAAAGAGCTTGCTGATTTATggctctttttgttttcattggccGTTCTTCTTCGATGGCGAGGCTGTCCTGGAGATTAGCTTTGgtttctttccttcctgctgcagtgtgaactgtttcactgtgtgctTTCAGTCTGCACGCAGACATTTTAATGACACCTCGCAGACCGGGGCGGACTGATTCGACACAGGTCGTCTCGGTTTGTTTGGACTCACGTGTCCATTTGAAAATAACACGTGCTTTACGAGCCAGTCGTTACTCTTCATGCAGTCGCATCCAGAACCTCGTCTCCTCAGATCGTCTTCAGAGCGATGAAGTgtaaagagaagaaaggaggcgGATAGACGTTCACACAAACTTTCACTGAGGTGCTGTTCACATCCCAAAACTACTTCGCCAGCACTGACGAAGGTGCGGTCTGCCTGTCTCCGGTGCTGGCTGACAGTCATCCTCTTTAGTCGTTTAGGACGACTTGGCGTCCTTTTCTACATCAGCTGTGTCTTCAGATACGCTAAACTAGCGACCTGAGCTAACAGTAGCAGCTCGGTCTGGTGTTGTCATGACTCATCACACTCATCTCAGCAGCAAGGGACGTTTTCCAGCCCTGAGCGTCGTCTGCAGGCTCCCTCACATCCAGCCCCAACACCCACCACCTATGAGGGAAGGCAGCCTGAGCCGGACGCAGCTGGGATTTTCAGGGATTTTGGTTTGATTTTCAGTGCCTGATGAACATCTGAATAACTTATTAAGGATTTCCACCGAACGTGACGCTCCCACCCTTGGCCCTGCTGTTGTTTTGAACCATCTGGTTCCACCTGGATCTGGTTCTACATCCTGGACTTAATTTCTGCAGACCTGAGAGTTTGTCAGTGTTGGCACAGCGAGCTGAGGTGGCAGCATTTCCCTGTTTGGCTTCATGATGAGAGCCTCCGTGAAACAATGTGAGGGTGAGGgggttcacttcctgtctgtggactcACTCCCCAAACCAGGTTTTTCTAAATCACGGCTCCATTGTCCCGAAAAGGAAAAGAGCGATTAAAGAGAAGCTGGTGGGCCGCGAGATACTGCAGCGCCGtctctttcatgtgtttgtgtatcgCTGTGAGGACcacggggggtggggggtgggggggcagccAAACTCATCTTTACATCTGGTTCATTTACTTTTTCAAGCAAACATGAAGCCATCAGCAGAAAGACGAAGTTTTTCATGGAATAAGCCTTTTTATGGTTCTCCTACTGTTAGCTCGAGTTAATCCAcgagatttaaatgtcagcTGTTCGCATGTGTTTGTGCCCAAATGACCAACACTCGGTCAGTATCTGACATTTGGCGTCTCACTGGCCTGGAAGGAGGAAAATGTGCCTCTTTGGTTGCTGTTGTAGCTTCGTGAGGAGGTGCGATCGCTTCACCAACACCTCACTCCAGCAGCGATGCTCCTGACATTTCTGATTATTTGTCATTGTGAGCTCTCAGATTTGTGGTCGACCCGCAGCAGAGCGGCATCTCCGTGCTGAGGTCACGTGGTGCGTTTGCCGTGGTCGACTGATGTGGagccagctgctggctggaggCAGATTATGGGCGCTTATAATGAGCGTATTGTGAATTCAGAACAAAGGCAGCTCTCAGGCCGCGGGGGGACGGGGCAGAGCCGTTATCTATCCAGAGAAGAGCTCCAGGAGACCAATGAGACACCGACGTTCAGAAAGTGACGCGTCAGCAAACGTACGCTTCTGTTGATGAAGCCGAGTCGTCCACAAACACGCAGTTCGTGTCGCTCCATGAAAGCTCGTGTTTCATGAAGGTCTGATCGTGAAATGAATCAGATGCTGAACAAACCCCTCAGCAGGCCTCGTCGTGATCAGAGCCCCCACCCTCAGATACCCTCACACAGCATGGAGCCTGGTCACCCATCAGTCAGCTTTGGATTGTTGGAGCAGAGCCGTCAAACTAAGAAAACCATCGTCACTCTCAGGACCGAATGttttcccacagaccaaaaaacgACCAGGTTTCAGTTTCTGTCAGCATTTCCTTTTATTCTGTAGCGTCTTTATTAACATGCTGCTCGTCTTTACAGTCATCTGCTGCGGACATTCACAATGATAATTGATTTAAAGCATCGCAATAATCACAATTATCATTCCACTGCGTCTGATTggtttgaaaaagaaaacatcagtagcttttttcttactttttttcaTGAAACAACTAACTAACAACTTTTTCTGCTGGCAGACACGAAAAAACTGCTCAGCGCCCTGAAGacagacatttattttgtgttgctGAAGTAAATTCTGCAGACAGTTTGTGCTCAAACACAATAAAGCAACAAAATGCTTCTTTGGCTCCTCAAAAAGGAAATTTTCATGAGTGAAAACATAACAAACGGCTGAAtgactgaagcagagaggagcaaaTTATTTACGTTTGAATAAAAATCTATTTTCCAAAACGTTTTGCAGCCAGACTTCAGATttcaaagtttccaaagatCCTAAACTGCACCAGGATGATTTCTGGacaaatgttttgtgtttttttgatgCCCCAAAGTCTAAAGAAGAGAAACTGTTGATTTTCTCACACAGTTTGAGACACTTGAGATGTTTTCAACCCACTGAAACAGTTTTGGAGTATCTGACATACATTAgagcagaaacactgcaaaaactcaGCTctcaaaaagggaaaaaaagcaataaaatgggGGAAATTATCTTccaacagaacaggaaaatttCACTTACCAAGCAGAAATATCTCGTGTAGCAGGCGCACAGTTATCTAAAAGAAGTGCAGTCAGAATAAAACCAGCTTCGACGCAGCAGGTTGTTCCTGTCAGCGTCGATCAAACCGCTTTAAATTCCTGGAAATTCTAGTTTCAAGCATTAAGAAAACCTCATTCGCAGGTTAGAAGATCTTATTAAGATAACGGcacaaaaacacctgaaacaggTGACACGTAAAAGCTGCCTGATCAGAACAGCAAAGCCTGAAAGCTTCCAGAGATGCTGAACTGCGTCAGGCTGGATTTtggggaaatgtgtgtgaaatgatgtCGAGTCCTCAGTGACGAGCTGGAACAGAGAAGCTGCCAGACAGACGGCTTTTTAGGGGTTTGAATGTTGAATTTTAAATCTGTTTGCTTTGTGAAAACTGCAGGACTCAAACAAGATAAATGAGATTCTGAGTTTGCAAAATGGTGAATTTTACaatttttccagttttcttcGTTTATCCAGAATTGACAGAAAGCGTTTTGAAACGTTTTGTGTCACTTCTGGACTTCGGAGCACCAAAAAACTGAACCTGATTGTTCAGACTGGCAGTGTTTGATTTGATctgtctgaaactgaaacttcTCTCTTGTTGCTTTTGGACTTTGGAGCACCAGAAACTGCCTTGTTGATGCAGACAAATTAAATGAGTTTGCAGGAGAATAGATGTGAAACTGACTTGTGACGTCCCCGATGCAGTAGACTCAGACGTACTCAGATCTGGTCCAGATTGAGGGCCGTCCCGGGCAGACCCTCACCAGAGGAATGGGGACAGGTATGTTACAGGTTTcctcctgcagacacaaacaggaagtcagcagcAGAGTTCCTGCCACCAGGTGAAGAACTCCCGCCGTCCAGCCGCAGAACAGAGCATCCCCGAACTCCCAGCGCGGCACCACCTCCGGCACCGACTCGTCGAAGAACCGTATGACCGTGAGGTGTGCGATGTATGAGACCGGGATGAGCACCAGGATTCCGGCCACGAGACACAGCACCCCCCCCACCATCTTCATCGCCCTCTTGCATTGGAGGTCCTCCAGCCTGCTGTGGCAGCTGTTGACCACGTGCATGCCAGGGATGGCCAGCAGCAGTCCCAGCAGCCCAGTGGCCAGGGTCACGCACATCAGGATCCGGGCCAGTTTGATGTCTGGCGGCAGACCCAGGAGGCTGTCGTAGGGCCGGCACTCCAGCGCCCCGAGGTCCTGCACCACGCAGGTCTCCCACAGCCCCAGCTCGTAGCTCTCTGTGGGGAGCAGGTCGGTGGAGAGGGTGAGCCAGGTGGACATCAGGGTGGTGGCCAACGAGCAGAGCCAGGCCCCCGCCGAGAACAAGACCCCCGACAGTTCCAGTGCATGAATGCTTGGGTCCATGACAGTGCCACTCAGAGTCTCAGGATCTCCTGGTGGTCCCACTCTTTACCTCCCTGCCTCCCttgctggggggtggggtgggaggTGGGGGCTCCTCACCGGGCCATGACTCCTTCCAGGGAATATCCTGAGCGGGCTGCCAGCTCTGGCGGCGACTCAGATGAAGCCCTCTGTACATTCAGCACTCCAAGAGCGGGCCCTGCCAAGCCTtgcccctcccccccccccatcagccTGACGGGAGACAGTGATTGGTCAGCACTGCAACAACAGCATCATTCAGCCGCCTGTGAGGTCGATGCACGCAGGGTGTCGTTCAAATGCAGACAGGATGTTATCAACGCACACATCTCCATCTGAAAGGCGTTTGAAGTTAATGGCATCGCTCGCGCTTCCCTGCTTTGTGTGGGAGCCCCCCCCCCTGCAGAGAGCCCCCCCGCCACCCGCAGAGAGCCCCCCCCCAACTGCAGTGTCACCAGgcaaaccaacaaacacagacGGTTTTACGTGATGTCTGCACTGGCTTTGTTCATGTAATGAGGGctgacaaaacaggaaaaagaagccGAGCTGAGAGCAAATGATGCAGATTTAAAAGAATTTCATTGGCTCGTctcagagaaataaaaaaaaatcagcatggGTTTGTCACGTGGTGTTTGACAGTAAACTCCAGGTCTGCAGTTTATCCTGCATGTCTGCACAAAGGCTGGCTGTGGTCACACCTGCAGGAAAACAGCCCTGATGAAGTTGAAGTTCTGTCGGTTTGAGCAAAGTTTGATTTTTATCCCGCTGAAAGATTTTCTTCAAAGCATCTTAAAGCATTTAAACTGTCTAAAACTCTGTGATTAGAGACTACTTTGAGACAAATAAGCATTTTGTTGCAGTTTTGCAGCAGGTGTATAATTTCTACGTTTTTAAAAGGGGTTTGGCTCGATGTCCTCTGAATTGGACCCATTGAGATCATTCAACAGCACTGAATGTTCAATAATTCTTTAAATATGTGAGACGTCCTCCACAGCGGAGGCTCAGGTCTGTGCAGCCGGACAGGTTTTTATACGTTAAACTGTCGCTTTTATGCTTTTCGCGTTTGTTGAGGacgtttcttttcttctctgcagaacttcactttgaaaagaaactttcttcactttcagctctctgctgctgttttccggCCGCCTGGTGGACAAAGTAGGAACTACAAGCAGAGCTCAGCCGCTGTCTTCCGTCAGTACAAATAAAGGTctcagtgggaaaaaaaatggatgacGTCACAGACGTGCGACAACAGTCTATCCGTCATCAAACCGGAGCACAACACGCTTCTCAGATGTCGAGTTGACAGCGAGTCTTCGCTGGTTTTATGTCCAGTTTTCGGCTAAAATGTCGGTGTTTCACGACGAAATTGAGATCGAGGACTTTGAATATGACGACGACACGGAGACGTATTACTTCCCGTGTCCCTGCGGAGACAAGTTCGCCATAACTAAAGTAAGTTCCTGCAGGCTAacggctaacagctaacagtcTGCCGGTCGGGACTTTGGAGGAGGATTCAGCTCAGAGAGATTTAAGTGAAAGAGCTCCGCTTATTTCACATCAGCAGACATCTTTCTGGCTCTCAGTGTCTGATTCTACTGAAAATAACTCTGATGTGTCACTTTCTGCACGGATGGTCACACCAAACTCCGTCTAAATATCCCTCCATTATAACTTATCTCTCCTGTTGGcactttttcacagcaaaagAAAACGTTTGAAGTGATTTCTCTAATCAAGGAGATTTCAGAGATATCAATTCTGCTCATGGACCGTCTCTTCAACGGCAGCGAATGTTCATATTTCAGTAATATCTCATCGTGAGTGTCTCTGTCCTGGGTCAGGTTTGCCTGAAGATGAGGACATTTAATTTAGAAAACTTTCAGTGGAGTTTGGTTTAGTATGAAGTCTGATGAGAAACACGCAGCGTCCTCAGAACCATTGGTTAGATATCAGTTTTGTACTTCACGACCATCTTTAACATGAGAAAAGAGACATCAGCTGTCCTCAGCTCCCACCTGTCCTTCATCACCCGAAGACTCTGTGCTCTAACCCTCACCCTGTGCAGCTGAGCAGATTCAGGTCAAACTggattaaatgtgttttcaaaggGACTTTTTGGATACAGGCTGAGTGTCTGCGGCATTTCTCTTAAATCAGAGTCCTGAAACTTAGTCAGTCGACACCTTCTCAGGTGCAGATCACCAGACTCATGGTCACTGTGAGGGACAGCAGTGTTTCTGAAACAGGCCTCAGATCAGTGGACGGCAGCCACGATGCCGAGCCCGCGTGACGGCACTCGGCTGGTCTTTGGTTGGAGGTCCGACCTGCAGATTGAGCTGCAAACATCTGCAGGACTCAGTGACTGAACGTGTGTCTGgactgtttgtctgcaggaggATCTGGAGAACGGCGAGGACGTGGCGACGTGTCCGAGCTGCTCGCTCATCGTCAAAGTCATCTACGATAAGGTCAGCGCGATGGTTGGTCTTGTGTCGATcgtcagctcctccacctcctctcctccaccctgcacCTGAAACCATTCACAGATCAATCAGAGTCATTGATCAGGTTTCAGTCCTT
This genomic window contains:
- the LOC139327970 gene encoding putative claudin-24 translates to MDPSIHALELSGVLFSAGAWLCSLATTLMSTWLTLSTDLLPTESYELGLWETCVVQDLGALECRPYDSLLGLPPDIKLARILMCVTLATGLLGLLLAIPGMHVVNSCHSRLEDLQCKRAMKMVGGVLCLVAGILVLIPVSYIAHLTVIRFFDESVPEVVPRWEFGDALFCGWTAGVLHLVAGTLLLTSCLCLQEETCNIPVPIPLVRVCPGRPSIWTRSEYV
- the dph3 gene encoding diphthamide biosynthesis protein 3; amino-acid sequence: MSVFHDEIEIEDFEYDDDTETYYFPCPCGDKFAITKEDLENGEDVATCPSCSLIVKVIYDKESFMSGETIEAPSSSSETKLELVQS